The Micromonospora sp. NBC_00421 DNA window CAGCTCAAGTCGTACTTCGGCAACGTCACCGCCATCGAGGCGCCCGACGCCACCACCGTCGTGGTGAAGACCAAGACCCCGCAGTACGACATCCCCGACCTGCTCACCACCGTCTACCTGGTGCCGCCGAAGTACTACCAGGAGAAGGGCTCGGAAGGCTTCGCCGCCGCACCCGTCGGCACCGGCCCGTACGTCTGGGCGGGCGGGAACGCCGGCCGGGACATCTCGGTCAAGCGCAACCCCGACTACTGGGGGACCAAGGCGACCAACACCGGTGTCACCTTCACCTGGGCCAACGAGGCCGCCCAGCGGCTCGCGCTGATCCAGAGCAAGAGCGTGGACGTCTCCTTCGACCTGCCGCCGGCACAGGCGAGCGCGGCCAAGTCCGCAGGCGTCAACGTGGTGAGCACCGAGACGGCTATCAAGATCATCGCCTTCCTCGACTCCACCAAGGCGCCGTTCGACGACCCCAAGCTGCGCGAGGCGGCGGCCCTGGCCATCGACCGCGACGCCATCGTCAAGGGAATCTTCGACGGCCAGGCGGTGGCCGACGCCGGCCTGCTCAACGTCAAGCCCGGCCAGCAGCCGACGCAGAGCGTGACCGCCGACGTCGCCAAGGCCAAGGAACTGGTCGGCGGGGCGAGCCCGACCGTGCAGATCACCTACCCGGCGGCCCAGTACACCAACATCGAAGAGGTCTCCCAGGCCGTCGGTGGCAGCCTGGAGAAGGCCGGCTTCAAGGTCAGCTACGTGCCGCTGGACTACGGCACGCTGGTCAAGCGGATCATCGGCCGCCAGGTGCCCGGCATCTCGATCTTCGCCGGGGTGCCGAACGTCGCCGTGCCGGACTACTTCGTCAGCGGCTTCATGAAGACGAAGTCGATCACCGGCAACTGCCCCGACCCGCAGATCGACACCCTCGCCCAGCAGGCCCTGGAGCAGGACGACGTCCAGCAGGCCACCCCGATCTACGAGCAGCTCAACACGATCGGCGTGGTCCAGAAGCACTGCTACGTGCCGCTGTACCGGCAGGTGTTCAACTACGCGAACGGACCCGGCGTCTCCGGCGTGGTGTTCGGCCCGCTGAACACCGTGGACTTCACGAAGACGACCCGCTGACGATGTCCGAGGTAGTGGAGACGGGGGTGCCGGGCGACCTCGCCCGGCACCCCCGCACCCCGGCGTCGGACCTCCCCGTGCTGGAGGTCGACGACCTCGTCGTCGAGCACCGCGACGGCGGCACCGGCTCGCTCTTCCGGGCGGTCGACCAGGTGTCGCTGCGCATCGCGGCAGGCGAGAGCGTCGCCGTCGTCGGCGAGTCCGGTTCCGGCAAGACCACGCTCGCGATGGCGGCGACCGGGCTGGGCCCGCGCGGCCGGGGCGACGTCCGGCTGCTCGGCCACTCGCTCTCGGCGATCAGCCGCACCCGGCTGCGGCGGCTGCGCCCCGAGGTGCAGGTGGTCTTCCAGGACCCGCACGGCTCGCTCGACCCCCGCCAGTCGGTCCGGTCCGGGCTGCGGGAACTACGCGCCCTGCAACCCGAGCGGACCTCCTGGATCGACGACGCCGACCTGCTCGGCCGGGTCCGGCTCGCCCCGGACCTGCTCGACCGCTACCCCCACCAGCTCTCCGGGGGCCAGGCACAGCGGGTCTGCATCGCCCGCGCGCTGCTCATGCGACCGCGTCTCATCGTCGCCGACGAACCGACCTCCGGCCTCGACGTCTCCGTCCAGGCCGACGTGCTGGCCCTGCTGCGGGAGATCCGGACCACCACCGGCGCGGCGCTGCTGATGATCAGCCACGACCTGGCCGTGGTCCGTTCGCTCTGCGACGTCGTGCACGTGATGCACCGGGGCCGGGTCGTCGAGGCAGGGCCCTGCGACCGGGTCTTCGGCGCCCCCGAGAACGACTACACCCGCGAACTGCTCGCCGCGATGCCCGGCGCGCGCTGGAGGTCCCGCCGATGAAGGCCAGCACCGTACGCCGCGTCGGCGGCCGGCTCGCGTCGCTGTTCGCCTCGCTGCTCATCGCGCTCAGCCTGGCGTTCCTGCTCGGCCGCCTCTCCGGTGACCCGACCGCCACCATCCTCGGCCCGATGGCCCCGCCCGAGCAACGCGAGGCGCTGCGCCACCAGCTCGGCCTGGACCTGCCCGTCGCCGTGCAGTACCTCGACTACCTCAAGGGCGTGCTCACCGGCGACCTCGGCCAGTCGTTGCAGTTCTACCAGTCGAACACCGCGATGATCGCCGACCGGCTGCCGTTCACCCTGCAACTGGTCGGCGCCGGGATGGCCCTCGCCCTACTGGTCGGCATCCCGCTCGGGGTGCTCGCGGCGACCCGGGAGGGCACCTGGTGGGACCGGGGCGCCTCCACCGTCGCCCTGCTCGGCCAGTCGGTACCGGTCTTCTGGTTCGGGATGATGCTCGTGGTGCTGTTCGCCGTACAACTCGGCTGGCTGCCCGCCGGGCAGTCCGGCAGCCCGAAGCACCTGGTCCTGCCCGCGCTCACCATGTCGGTCTACCCGATGGCGCACATCGCCCGGCTCACCCGGGCGTCGATGAGCGACGCGCTGGCCGAGCCGTACATCGACTCCGCCCGCGCCCGGGGGATCAGCACCCACCGGGTGGTGTGGCGGCACGCCTTCACCAACGCGATGATGCCGATCCTGACGATCGTCGTGCTCCAGACCGGCATCCTGCTCTCCGGGGCGGTCGCCGTCGAGTACGTCTACTCCTGGCCGGGGCTCGGGCAGCTCGCGTTGCAGGCCATCCAGTTCCGGGACTTCCCGTTGGTGCAGGCGATCGTCGTGTTCGGGGCGCTGGTCTTCGTCGTGCTGAACCTGCTCGTCGACGTCCTGCACTCGATCGTCGACCCGAGGGTGAGGTGACCATGAGCCAACTCGAACTGGACCCCGTCGCGGGCACCGTGCCGCCGCCCCGCCGGGCCGGCCGGCGCGGGCGTACCTCGGTCTTCTGGCTGGCCCTGCCGCTGGCGGTGGCCGCCGTCGGGGTGTTCGTGCTGCCGCTGACGGGGCTGCTGCCGGAGGGCGGTCAGGACCTCGCCGCGACCCGCCGGCCACCCGCGTTCCTCGCCGGCGGCAGCTGGGCGCACCCCCTCGGCACCGACAAGCTCGGCCAGGACCTGCTCACCCAGTTCGTCTCGGCCGGTCGGCTGACCATCGTGATCGGCCTGGTCGGCGCGCTCGTCGCGATCGGGCCCGGCACACTGCTCGGCCTGCTGGCCGGCTACTTCCGGGGTGGTGTCGACCGGGTCATCTCGATCCTCATCGACGCCCAGCTCGCCCTGCCGTTCATCCTGGTCGCCCTCGCCATCATCGCCAACCGGGGCAGCTCGCTGCCGGTGCTGTTCCTGGTGCTGGCGCTCACCGGCTGGGCGGTGTGCGCCCGGGTCACCCGGGCGGCGACCCTGGCGATCCGGGAACGCCAGTTCGTCATCGGCCTGCGCGCGGCCGGCGCGTCCGAACCCCGGATCGTCTTCCGACACGTCCTGCCCAACCTCGCCGGCACCATCGTGGCGCTCGGCACCCTCCAGGTCGGCACGGCGATCCTGGTCGAGAGCGCGTTGAGCTTCCTCGGCCTGGGCGTGGTGCCGCCGATGAACAGCTGGGGCTCGATGCTGGCGTCGGGCCAGGACGAGCTCAGTCAGGCCTGGTGGATCGCCTTCTTTCCCGGGCTCGCCATCACCGGGCTGGTGCTGCTGGTGAACCTGCTCGGCGACGCGCTGCTCACCCACCACGACCCGCGGAAGAGGCGGCGATGACCGCACTGCTGAAGCTCACCGGGCTGTCGATCACCGCCCGGCTCGCCGTCGACGAGCTGCGCCTGCTCGACGACGTCGACCTGGAGATCCGCCGGGGCCAGATCGTCGGGGTCGTCGGCGAGTCCGGCAGCGGCAAGACCACCCTGGCCCGCGCCGTCGTCGGCCTGCTCGACCGCAACGTACGGGTCGACCGGGGCAGCATCGCGGTCGCCGGTGAGCAGGTGGTGGCCCCCGGCGTCGACCGGACCGACCGGGTCCGGGGCAGCGCCGTCGGCATGGTCTTCCAGGACGCGTCGCGGTCGTTGAACCCGCTGATGAAGGTCCGCACCCAGCTCGCCGAGGTGCTGCGCCGGCACGTCCGGGGCATCACCCGGGCCGAGGTCGAACGGCGCTCGGTGGAGGTCCTGGCGCAGATGCGGATCTCCGATCCCGCCCGGGTGCTGGCCAGCTACCCCCACCAGCTCTCCGGTGGCCTGCGGCAACGGGTCGCCATCGGACTCGCCGTCGTCACCCGCCCCGCGCTGGTGATCGCCGACGAGTGCACCACCGCCCTGGACGTCACCACCCAGACCAAGGTCGTCGACCTGTTCCGCACCCTGGTCGACGAACTCGGCATCGGCCTGCTCTTCGTCACCCACGACCTGATGCTCGCCAGCGACCTGTGCGACCGGATCGCGGTGATGAGCGGCGGGCGGGTCGTCGAACAGGGCGACGCCCTGACCGTGCTGGACCAACCGCAGCAGGAGTACACCCGACGCCTGCTCGCCGCCATTCCCTCGTGGAGCTGAAGGAGAACCCGCGCCCCATGCCCGACCAGCCCGGCATCGACGCCTACGCGGCCTACCTCCCGGCGTACGTGCTCGACGACAACAGACTCGACCCGACCACGCCGCCGCGCACCGGTGGCCCCGCCCGCAGCGTCGCCGGCTACGACGAGGACGCCGTGACGATGGCCGTCGAGGTGTTGCGCCACGTCGCCGCCGACACCCCGGCCGGACGGCACCTGCTGCTGGCCACCACCAGCGCGCCGTACGAGGCGAAGACCTCGGCCGGGGTGGCGCACGAGGCGCTGGGGCTCGACCCCGGCGTCACCGCGCTCGACCTGCGCGGCCACCGGGCCGGCGCGTCCGCCCTCGACCTGGTGGTCCGGGCCGGCGCCACGGCGGCCCTGGCCGACGTGCGGACCACCCGCCCCGGCGCCCCCGACGAACTCGCCCAGGGCGACGCCGCCGCGGCGTTCGTCGGCGGTGCGCGGGCCGCCGTGCTCCTGGCCCGCGCCGGCCACACCACCGAGGTGCTGGACCGCTGGCGGCTGCCCGGAGAACGGCACGACCGGGTCTGGGACGAACGGTTCACCGCCGAGATCCTCGTCGCCGCAGGCCTCGACACCGCCCGCCGCGCCCTGGCCGAGGCGTCCCTCGACGCCGTCGACCAGGTCGTCGTGTCGTCGTCGAACCCGCGCGCCGCGACCGCGCTGCGCAAGGCGCTCGGCGGCACGGGGCAGGACGCGACCATCGAACGGGCCACCGGCTTCACCGGCGCCGCCCACCCTGGGTTGCTGCTCGCGGCGGCGCTCGACGAGGCGCAACCCGGCCAGACCATCCTGCTGCTGTCGGCCACCGAGGGCGCCGACGCGTTCGTCCTGCGGGTCGGCGACGGGGTACGCGTGGCCCGGGGCGGCCCCTCCGTCCGCGCGCAACTCGCCGCCCGCCAGCGCCTCGGCTACGGCCGCTACCTGCGCTGGCGTGGGCTGCTCGACGTGCAGGGCCCGGCCCGGCCGGCGGCCCCGGCCCCGGCGGCCCCGCCCATGCACCGCCGGGCCGGCTGGAAGTACCGGCTGGAGGGCAGCCGGTGCGACGCCTGCGGCCGGGTCACCACGCCGCCCGGTCGGGTCTGCGCGTCCTGCGGCATCGCCGGGTCGGACGCCGCGACCGGGAAGGTCTCGCTGCGCGACCGCACCGCCCGGGTGGTCTCGGTGACCCGGGACCACCTGACGACCATGCCGGAACCGGACGTCGCGATCGTCGTCGCCGACGTGGACGGCGGCGGCCGGCTCAGCGCGTACGCCACCGACGTGGCACCGGGCGACGTGGTGGTGGGCATGCCGATGACCCCCACCTTCCGCCGGCTCTGGACCACCGACTCGATCCACAACTACTTCTGGAAGCTCCGCCCGGCACCCGCCGACGCCGCGCCAGGGAAGGACACCGCCGATGGCCAGTAGGCGCACCACCCACGACGTCGCGATCGTCGCGATGGGCTGCACCCCGTTCCGGGACCACTGGAACTCCTCCGCCGACGACCTGCTCGTCGACGCCGTGCAGGAGTGCGTCGGGTCGCTGCCCGACGTCACCCTCGACGACGTCGACGCGTTCTGGGTCGGCACCCAGGGGTCCGGCCTGTCCGGGCAGACCCTGGCCCGACCGCTGCGGCTGACCGGCAAGCCGGTGACCCGGGTGGAGAACTACTGCGCCACCGGCTCGGAGGCGTTGCGCAACGCGGCCTTCGCGGTCGCCTCCGGGGCGTACGACATGGTGATGGCGACCGGGGTGGAGAAGCTCAAGGACTCCTCGTACTCCGGGCTGTCGGCGGTCTTCCCACCCGCCGACGGCACCGACGTCGACTGGACCGCGCCGGCCGGGTTCTCCCTGCTCGCCCCCGCCTACCAGGCGGCCTACGGGATCGACGAGCGGGAGATGCGCGCCGCGATGACCCGGGTCGCGGTGAAGAACCACGCAAACGGCGCCCGCAACGAACGCGCCCAGTTCCGCAGGGCCGTCTCCGCCGAGACGGTGGAACGGTCCCCCCGGATCGCCGGTCAGCTCGGCGTCATGGACTGTTCGGGCGTCTCCGACGGCGCGGCGGCGGCGATCCTGGTCCGGGCCGAGGACGCCCACAGGTACACCGACAATCCGGTCTACCTGCGCGGGATGAGCTTCGTCGCCGGCTCCGGGTCCGGGCTGGCCGCCGACGGCTACGACTTCACCACCTTCCCCGAGGTGGTCACCGCCGCCCGCGAGGCGTACGCGCAGGCCGGGGTGACCGACCCGGCGACCCAGATCTCGCTGGCCGAGGTGCACGACTGTTTCACCCCGACGGAGGTGGTGCTGATGGAGGATCTCGGTTTCTCCGCCCGCGGCAAGGCCTGGCGGGACATCCTCGACGGCCGCTACGACCCCGACGGGGCGCTGCCTGTCAACACCGACGGCGGGCTCAAGTCGTTCGGCCACCCGATCGGCGCGACCGGGCTGCGGATGATGTTCGAGTGCTTCACCCAACTGCGCGGGGAGGCCGGTGAGCGGCAGGTGCCCGACGCCCGGTTGGCGGTGGCCCAGAACCTCGGTGGGCAACCGGGCTCCTGCGTCGCGTTCGTGGCGGTCCTGGGGAACGAGCGATGAGCGCCCGGGTCACCCTCGACGGCCGGGTCGTCGTCGTCACCGGGGCGGGCAACGGCATCGGTCGGGCGCACGCCCTGACCCTCGCCGCGCACGGCGCGTCGGTGGTCGTCAACGACCTCGGCGGGACGGTCGACGGCTCGGGCTCCTCCGGCGCGGCCGATCAGGTGGTGGCGGAGATCCGCGCGGCCGGCGGCACCGCCGTCGCCTCGACCGACTCGGTGGCCACCGCCGCCGGGGGCGCCGACCTGGTCGGCCGGGCGATCGACGCCTACGGCCGGCTCGACGCCGTGATCCACAACGCCGGCATCCTGCGGGACCGGACGCTGGCCAAGATGACCGACGAGGACGTCCGCGCGGTGCTCGACGTGCACCTGGCCGGCGCGTTCCACGTCCTGCGCCCTGCCTGGCCGCACCTGGTCGCCCAGGGGTACGGCCGGATCGTGCTGACCAGTTCGTCGTCCGGCCTGTTCGGCAACTTCGGCCAGGCCAACTACGGTGCCGCCAAGACCGGCCTGATCGGGTTGATGAACGTGCTCGCGCTGGAGGGCGCCCGACGGGGCATCCTGGTCAACGCGATCGCGCCCACGGCGGCGACCCGGATGACCGAGAACCTCCTGGGCGAGTTGACCGACCGGTTCGACCCGCAGCACGTGGCCGCGGTGGCGACCTTCCTCGCCTCGGAGCAGTGCCAGCTCAACCGGCACATCCTCACCGTCGGCGGCGGCCGGGTCGGGCGGATCTTCCTGGGCGTCACCCCCGGCTGGTACGGCGGGACCGCGCCGGCCTCGCCCGACGACATCCTCGACGCGGTCGACGAGATCTGCCGACTCGACGACTTCATCGTGCCGGACAGCGGCGCCGACGAGGTCACCCTGATCCAACGGGTCCTCGGCGGGCCGTCCGGACCGTCCGCCTGAACCGCGCGAACCCCATCGGAAGGCAGGCATCATGCCGGTCAGCGAAGTGCACCACGTGGCCATGACCGTCTCGGACGTCGACCGCGCCGCGGACTTCTACGAGCGGGCCCTGGGTTACCGCCGGACGCTGCGTACCGACGTCGGCGGGCCGGGGATCGAGGTGTCGCTGGGGTTGCCCGCCGGCACCACCGGCCGGGTCCAGTACCTCCAGGGCCCCAGCCGGGTCGGCCAGCTCGAACTCATCGAGTGGAACGGCGTCAAGACCCGCACCGCCACCGCCGGTCAC harbors:
- a CDS encoding ABC transporter substrate-binding protein — protein: MKSLRSRRSLALVAALTVASAGLTACGGSDSDSTGSSDTAPIRALLAAQPATLDPIVGARSAQIVWATMLEPLINTGSDLAPADTGLVTGWTRTDATTWTFKVRPDISFSNGEKADAAAVANTITLTRDSAASQLKSYFGNVTAIEAPDATTVVVKTKTPQYDIPDLLTTVYLVPPKYYQEKGSEGFAAAPVGTGPYVWAGGNAGRDISVKRNPDYWGTKATNTGVTFTWANEAAQRLALIQSKSVDVSFDLPPAQASAAKSAGVNVVSTETAIKIIAFLDSTKAPFDDPKLREAAALAIDRDAIVKGIFDGQAVADAGLLNVKPGQQPTQSVTADVAKAKELVGGASPTVQITYPAAQYTNIEEVSQAVGGSLEKAGFKVSYVPLDYGTLVKRIIGRQVPGISIFAGVPNVAVPDYFVSGFMKTKSITGNCPDPQIDTLAQQALEQDDVQQATPIYEQLNTIGVVQKHCYVPLYRQVFNYANGPGVSGVVFGPLNTVDFTKTTR
- a CDS encoding ABC transporter ATP-binding protein: MTALLKLTGLSITARLAVDELRLLDDVDLEIRRGQIVGVVGESGSGKTTLARAVVGLLDRNVRVDRGSIAVAGEQVVAPGVDRTDRVRGSAVGMVFQDASRSLNPLMKVRTQLAEVLRRHVRGITRAEVERRSVEVLAQMRISDPARVLASYPHQLSGGLRQRVAIGLAVVTRPALVIADECTTALDVTTQTKVVDLFRTLVDELGIGLLFVTHDLMLASDLCDRIAVMSGGRVVEQGDALTVLDQPQQEYTRRLLAAIPSWS
- a CDS encoding ABC transporter permease — encoded protein: MSQLELDPVAGTVPPPRRAGRRGRTSVFWLALPLAVAAVGVFVLPLTGLLPEGGQDLAATRRPPAFLAGGSWAHPLGTDKLGQDLLTQFVSAGRLTIVIGLVGALVAIGPGTLLGLLAGYFRGGVDRVISILIDAQLALPFILVALAIIANRGSSLPVLFLVLALTGWAVCARVTRAATLAIRERQFVIGLRAAGASEPRIVFRHVLPNLAGTIVALGTLQVGTAILVESALSFLGLGVVPPMNSWGSMLASGQDELSQAWWIAFFPGLAITGLVLLVNLLGDALLTHHDPRKRRR
- a CDS encoding VOC family protein — its product is MPVSEVHHVAMTVSDVDRAADFYERALGYRRTLRTDVGGPGIEVSLGLPAGTTGRVQYLQGPSRVGQLELIEWNGVKTRTATAGHLELGTFLLSFEVPLDELDALHRRLTDLGAECLSAPNRVLLDNYGYITAFAARDLDGNLLEFVSLPSREEILARRRGSVD
- a CDS encoding acetyl-CoA acetyltransferase codes for the protein MASRRTTHDVAIVAMGCTPFRDHWNSSADDLLVDAVQECVGSLPDVTLDDVDAFWVGTQGSGLSGQTLARPLRLTGKPVTRVENYCATGSEALRNAAFAVASGAYDMVMATGVEKLKDSSYSGLSAVFPPADGTDVDWTAPAGFSLLAPAYQAAYGIDEREMRAAMTRVAVKNHANGARNERAQFRRAVSAETVERSPRIAGQLGVMDCSGVSDGAAAAILVRAEDAHRYTDNPVYLRGMSFVAGSGSGLAADGYDFTTFPEVVTAAREAYAQAGVTDPATQISLAEVHDCFTPTEVVLMEDLGFSARGKAWRDILDGRYDPDGALPVNTDGGLKSFGHPIGATGLRMMFECFTQLRGEAGERQVPDARLAVAQNLGGQPGSCVAFVAVLGNER
- a CDS encoding SDR family NAD(P)-dependent oxidoreductase, with protein sequence MSARVTLDGRVVVVTGAGNGIGRAHALTLAAHGASVVVNDLGGTVDGSGSSGAADQVVAEIRAAGGTAVASTDSVATAAGGADLVGRAIDAYGRLDAVIHNAGILRDRTLAKMTDEDVRAVLDVHLAGAFHVLRPAWPHLVAQGYGRIVLTSSSSGLFGNFGQANYGAAKTGLIGLMNVLALEGARRGILVNAIAPTAATRMTENLLGELTDRFDPQHVAAVATFLASEQCQLNRHILTVGGGRVGRIFLGVTPGWYGGTAPASPDDILDAVDEICRLDDFIVPDSGADEVTLIQRVLGGPSGPSA
- a CDS encoding zinc ribbon domain-containing protein: MPDQPGIDAYAAYLPAYVLDDNRLDPTTPPRTGGPARSVAGYDEDAVTMAVEVLRHVAADTPAGRHLLLATTSAPYEAKTSAGVAHEALGLDPGVTALDLRGHRAGASALDLVVRAGATAALADVRTTRPGAPDELAQGDAAAAFVGGARAAVLLARAGHTTEVLDRWRLPGERHDRVWDERFTAEILVAAGLDTARRALAEASLDAVDQVVVSSSNPRAATALRKALGGTGQDATIERATGFTGAAHPGLLLAAALDEAQPGQTILLLSATEGADAFVLRVGDGVRVARGGPSVRAQLAARQRLGYGRYLRWRGLLDVQGPARPAAPAPAAPPMHRRAGWKYRLEGSRCDACGRVTTPPGRVCASCGIAGSDAATGKVSLRDRTARVVSVTRDHLTTMPEPDVAIVVADVDGGGRLSAYATDVAPGDVVVGMPMTPTFRRLWTTDSIHNYFWKLRPAPADAAPGKDTADGQ
- a CDS encoding ABC transporter ATP-binding protein, whose product is MSEVVETGVPGDLARHPRTPASDLPVLEVDDLVVEHRDGGTGSLFRAVDQVSLRIAAGESVAVVGESGSGKTTLAMAATGLGPRGRGDVRLLGHSLSAISRTRLRRLRPEVQVVFQDPHGSLDPRQSVRSGLRELRALQPERTSWIDDADLLGRVRLAPDLLDRYPHQLSGGQAQRVCIARALLMRPRLIVADEPTSGLDVSVQADVLALLREIRTTTGAALLMISHDLAVVRSLCDVVHVMHRGRVVEAGPCDRVFGAPENDYTRELLAAMPGARWRSRR
- a CDS encoding ABC transporter permease, with the protein product MKASTVRRVGGRLASLFASLLIALSLAFLLGRLSGDPTATILGPMAPPEQREALRHQLGLDLPVAVQYLDYLKGVLTGDLGQSLQFYQSNTAMIADRLPFTLQLVGAGMALALLVGIPLGVLAATREGTWWDRGASTVALLGQSVPVFWFGMMLVVLFAVQLGWLPAGQSGSPKHLVLPALTMSVYPMAHIARLTRASMSDALAEPYIDSARARGISTHRVVWRHAFTNAMMPILTIVVLQTGILLSGAVAVEYVYSWPGLGQLALQAIQFRDFPLVQAIVVFGALVFVVLNLLVDVLHSIVDPRVR